A genomic window from Cryobacterium sp. SO2 includes:
- a CDS encoding medium chain dehydrogenase/reductase family protein, which yields MTTTRSIPTSRPATTTRVVLPGLVEPAGLLLETAPMPVASAGELLVAVEATGISFAEQSMRRGRYFGQPAFPFTPGYDLVGTVLAAGDAGNAGLVGRRVATMTKTGAWAGHAAVQARDSIVVPDEISSEDAETVVVNGVTAWQMLHRSAKVTAGQTILLFGANGGVGGILIQLARHAGVRVIGAAASRHHDALRAAGVIPVDYSDPDLAAQVRAIAPTGVDAVFDNVGGAMTRTAWTLLAPGGTLVTYSIITAVSGSGPLIMPFLKAIGQALLWSALPNGRSATFYDLWAGHRARPARFRRHLEHDLGQVFALVADGTIVPNIAARFPLAEVAAALTLAESRTLNGKVILLP from the coding sequence ATGACTACCACCCGCTCAATTCCCACTTCACGTCCCGCCACCACCACCCGCGTCGTGCTGCCGGGCCTCGTCGAACCGGCCGGCCTGCTGCTGGAGACGGCCCCGATGCCGGTCGCGTCGGCGGGGGAGCTGCTCGTTGCCGTCGAGGCCACCGGCATCTCGTTCGCCGAACAGTCCATGCGCCGCGGCCGCTATTTCGGCCAGCCGGCGTTCCCGTTCACGCCGGGGTACGACCTGGTGGGCACCGTCCTGGCGGCCGGCGACGCCGGCAACGCCGGCCTCGTGGGCCGCCGGGTCGCGACCATGACCAAGACCGGCGCCTGGGCCGGGCACGCGGCTGTGCAGGCCAGGGACAGCATCGTTGTGCCCGACGAGATCAGCTCAGAGGATGCCGAGACCGTGGTGGTCAACGGGGTGACGGCGTGGCAGATGCTGCACCGCAGCGCCAAGGTCACGGCCGGGCAGACGATCCTGCTCTTCGGCGCGAACGGCGGCGTCGGCGGCATCCTGATCCAGCTCGCGCGGCACGCTGGCGTGCGCGTGATCGGGGCGGCCGCATCCCGCCACCACGATGCGCTCCGCGCGGCCGGCGTGATCCCGGTGGACTACAGCGACCCTGACCTGGCCGCCCAGGTGCGTGCGATCGCGCCGACGGGCGTGGATGCGGTCTTCGACAACGTCGGTGGGGCCATGACGCGCACGGCGTGGACCCTCCTTGCGCCAGGGGGCACCCTGGTGACCTATTCGATCATCACCGCGGTCAGCGGAAGTGGGCCCCTGATCATGCCGTTCCTGAAGGCCATCGGCCAGGCGTTGCTGTGGAGCGCCCTGCCCAACGGCAGGTCGGCCACGTTTTACGACCTCTGGGCCGGACACCGCGCCCGGCCGGCACGATTCCGCCGCCACCTCGAGCACGACCTCGGGCAGGTCTTCGCCCTCGTCGCCGACGGCACGATCGTTCCCAACATCGCGGCCCGGTTCCCCCTCGCCGAGGTTGCCGCCGCGTTGACGCTCGCCGAATCCCGCACCCTCAACGGCAAGGTCATCCTGCTGCCGTGA
- a CDS encoding PfkB family carbohydrate kinase — protein MRVTASAAGSTSTATAVLDATGAASYEFDLAWSIDGSLAGPADLVHIGSIATVLEPGASDVARLVQDRRATATITFDPNIRPALIDDAAAARARMEQLVRLADVVKVSDEDLRWLQPDRSLADAASAWLAAGPAVVVVTRGGNGAFALTAAGRVSIVAPLVTVVDTVGAGDTFMGALIDGLLEADLIGADRRDDLRELPLGLLEQIMRRSADAAAITVSRPGANPPTRAELAAA, from the coding sequence GTGCGGGTCACGGCGAGCGCGGCCGGGTCGACCTCCACCGCCACCGCGGTGCTGGATGCGACCGGCGCCGCCAGCTACGAGTTCGACCTGGCCTGGTCGATCGACGGCTCGCTGGCGGGCCCAGCCGATCTTGTGCACATCGGGTCGATCGCCACGGTGCTCGAGCCGGGTGCCTCGGATGTTGCCCGCTTGGTGCAGGACCGGCGTGCGACGGCCACCATCACCTTCGACCCGAACATCCGCCCGGCCCTGATCGACGACGCCGCGGCGGCCCGGGCGCGAATGGAGCAGCTCGTGCGGCTCGCCGATGTGGTGAAGGTCAGCGACGAAGACCTGCGCTGGCTGCAGCCCGATAGGAGCCTGGCCGACGCGGCGTCCGCGTGGCTGGCCGCGGGGCCAGCCGTTGTGGTGGTCACCCGCGGCGGGAATGGTGCGTTCGCGCTCACCGCCGCGGGCCGGGTGTCGATCGTGGCCCCGCTCGTGACCGTGGTCGACACCGTCGGCGCCGGCGACACCTTCATGGGCGCGCTCATCGACGGGCTGCTCGAGGCCGACCTCATCGGTGCCGACCGCCGCGATGACCTGCGCGAGCTGCCCCTGGGGCTGCTTGAGCAGATCATGCGACGAAGCGCGGATGCCGCGGCCATTACGGTGTCGCGGCCCGGCGCCAACCCGCCCACCCGAGCGGAGCTGGCGGCCGCCTGA
- a CDS encoding putative immunity protein, translating into MLSPQSLSENDRRVVAVWAADCAERVLPLFEQEVPGDERARDGIERARAFARGELDTAGEIRRRFVAGRAAQAAASPAGKAAAWAAGQASGVAHMGAHALGAAAYAAKAAQLAAPDGGAAAEIAWQVANMNQAVKIALRQLPLLGEDSSGPLGTGLLASGVLGANIRSLQSALSGTA; encoded by the coding sequence ATGCTCTCCCCACAATCATTGAGCGAGAACGACCGCCGAGTCGTCGCCGTTTGGGCCGCGGATTGCGCTGAACGCGTTCTGCCCCTGTTCGAGCAGGAGGTACCAGGCGACGAGCGAGCACGGGATGGAATCGAGCGCGCCCGAGCTTTCGCCCGCGGAGAGCTGGACACGGCAGGCGAGATTCGTCGGCGCTTCGTCGCGGGCCGTGCTGCCCAGGCCGCCGCTTCCCCCGCCGGCAAAGCGGCAGCCTGGGCGGCCGGCCAAGCGTCCGGTGTCGCGCATATGGGCGCGCACGCCCTCGGCGCTGCTGCCTACGCGGCTAAAGCGGCCCAGTTGGCAGCCCCCGATGGCGGAGCTGCAGCTGAGATTGCGTGGCAGGTGGCCAACATGAATCAGGCCGTGAAGATCGCTCTCCGACAATTGCCACTACTCGGGGAGGATTCGTCCGGACCGCTCGGTACTGGGCTACTTGCCTCTGGTGTTCTCGGAGCAAACATCCGATCCCTACAGTCCGCACTGAGCGGCACTGCATAG
- a CDS encoding LLM class flavin-dependent oxidoreductase — MEIGAYSFGDTPLNPDGSAGSTAAAIRNLFDAIVTADRVGLDYFGIGEHHTVSMPASSPGAMIAAAAAATSRIILGSAASIISTDDPVRVFQQFATADAISGGGRVEITAGRGSSVETFPLFGYDLVDYDRLYAEKLDLLMTINDSAAETGHETVTWSGTVRPAIDNLAVVPRPVNGRLPIWLATGGNASSSARAGKLGLPISYGIIGGEPHRFAPLAELYRRSAAQAGHTDHSNTSNIKVSVATFGLVAPTKQEALDRFYPGWHNLNVEMGRLRGWGAPDRRQFLAQSHGAGAYYVGDPDDVAERIVHLHGYLGHMRHFMQGDFGGLPQEHLLESLTLLATEVKPRVERLLAAK, encoded by the coding sequence ATGGAAATCGGCGCATACAGCTTCGGCGACACCCCGTTGAACCCCGATGGCAGCGCGGGAAGCACAGCCGCCGCCATCCGCAACCTCTTCGACGCCATCGTGACGGCCGACCGGGTCGGCCTCGACTACTTCGGCATCGGCGAACATCACACCGTGAGCATGCCGGCCTCCTCCCCCGGCGCGATGATCGCCGCGGCCGCCGCCGCGACCAGCCGCATCATCCTCGGCAGCGCGGCGAGCATCATCAGCACGGATGACCCGGTGCGGGTCTTCCAGCAGTTCGCCACCGCCGACGCCATCTCCGGCGGCGGCCGGGTGGAGATCACCGCCGGCCGCGGGTCCTCCGTGGAGACGTTCCCACTCTTCGGCTACGACCTGGTCGACTACGACCGGCTCTACGCCGAAAAGCTCGACCTGTTGATGACCATCAACGACAGCGCTGCTGAGACCGGGCACGAGACCGTGACTTGGTCTGGCACCGTGCGGCCGGCGATCGACAACCTGGCCGTGGTGCCCCGCCCGGTCAACGGGCGACTGCCGATCTGGCTGGCCACCGGCGGCAACGCATCCTCGTCGGCGCGGGCAGGCAAGCTGGGCCTGCCGATCTCCTACGGAATCATCGGCGGTGAGCCGCACCGGTTCGCACCGCTGGCCGAGCTGTACCGCCGGTCGGCGGCGCAGGCCGGGCACACCGACCACAGCAACACCAGCAATATCAAGGTGTCCGTCGCCACGTTCGGCTTGGTCGCACCGACGAAGCAGGAGGCACTGGACCGGTTTTATCCGGGCTGGCACAACCTCAACGTGGAAATGGGACGCCTGCGCGGCTGGGGCGCCCCCGACCGCCGACAGTTCCTGGCCCAGAGCCACGGGGCCGGTGCCTATTACGTGGGTGACCCCGATGACGTTGCCGAGCGCATCGTGCACCTGCACGGCTACCTCGGGCACATGCGGCACTTCATGCAGGGCGACTTCGGCGGGCTACCGCAGGAGCATCTGCTGGAGTCGCTCACTCTGCTGGCCACCGAGGTGAAGCCCCGGGTGGAGCGGCTGCTCGCCGCCAAGTAG
- a CDS encoding TetR/AcrR family transcriptional regulator: protein MDAREDTPTAAPAPTRRRGPYRKTEARRKEIVAAALEVFSTSGYRAGSLREIGGLIGFEPSSILHHFPSKEALLEAVLEYKEDSDLQARDGRTDFAPAEIPALLLRLAELNEQVPGAISLYAIMSAESATPDHPSGEYFRVRTERTRRDFRTMFQSLADAGLLAPGVDAEYAAISTFAIWDGIQVHWLIEPDAVSVTDTLRAHLRMITRVTDI from the coding sequence ATGGACGCACGCGAGGACACACCGACCGCTGCACCCGCCCCGACGCGGCGGCGCGGCCCGTACCGCAAGACCGAAGCGCGCCGCAAAGAAATCGTGGCCGCCGCCCTGGAGGTCTTCTCCACCTCGGGCTACCGAGCCGGATCGCTGCGCGAGATCGGCGGCCTGATCGGCTTCGAACCGTCGTCGATCCTGCACCACTTCCCCAGCAAGGAAGCGCTCCTCGAGGCCGTGCTGGAATACAAGGAAGACAGCGACCTGCAAGCCAGAGACGGACGCACCGACTTCGCCCCCGCCGAGATCCCCGCCCTGCTGCTGCGCCTGGCCGAGCTCAACGAGCAGGTGCCCGGCGCCATCAGCCTGTACGCGATCATGTCGGCCGAATCGGCCACACCCGACCATCCCAGCGGCGAATACTTCCGGGTGCGCACCGAACGCACCCGCCGTGACTTCCGCACAATGTTCCAGAGCCTGGCCGATGCCGGCCTGCTGGCGCCCGGCGTCGACGCCGAGTACGCCGCGATCTCCACCTTCGCCATCTGGGACGGCATCCAGGTGCACTGGCTCATCGAGCCGGACGCGGTGAGCGTCACCGACACGCTGCGGGCGCACCTGCGGATGATCACCCGGGTCACCGACATCTGA
- a CDS encoding MarR family transcriptional regulator produces MTPPAPLAHTLTGFPAAATAFVSALDANRQRIAEDAGVSATELRALFMVARSVSIMPKDLANHLGMTTGAITAIARRLVEADLLHRVDHPGDRRSLYLELTPHGHDVMGGIHHDFSEMLASSTASLDADQLTAFTEALTSVAAEVRTRLARY; encoded by the coding sequence ATGACCCCACCCGCACCGCTCGCACACACCCTCACCGGCTTTCCGGCCGCAGCAACGGCGTTCGTCAGCGCTCTCGACGCCAACCGGCAGCGCATCGCCGAGGATGCCGGCGTGAGCGCCACCGAACTGCGCGCGCTCTTCATGGTGGCCAGGTCGGTGAGCATCATGCCCAAGGACTTGGCCAACCACCTGGGCATGACCACCGGGGCGATCACAGCCATCGCCCGCCGATTGGTGGAGGCCGACCTCCTGCACCGAGTGGACCATCCCGGCGACCGCCGCAGCCTCTACCTGGAGCTGACCCCGCACGGGCACGACGTGATGGGCGGCATCCACCACGACTTCTCCGAGATGCTCGCCTCGTCCACCGCGAGCCTGGATGCCGATCAACTGACCGCTTTCACCGAAGCGTTGACCTCGGTCGCTGCCGAGGTGCGCACCCGGTTGGCCCGGTACTGA
- a CDS encoding helix-turn-helix transcriptional regulator: MTPQELENLVCLRRARDMIDRDYAKPLDVPTIARRALMSPAHFSRQFRAAYGETPYNHLMTRRIERAMELLRAGATVTEACMAVGCTSLGSFSSRFTEIVGETPSAYRGREHGAVKAMPSCVAKAHTRPVRVASSGTASSRIEEAPGQAAA, from the coding sequence ATGACCCCGCAGGAGCTTGAGAACCTGGTCTGCCTGCGCCGCGCCCGGGACATGATCGACCGGGACTACGCGAAGCCGCTGGACGTTCCCACCATCGCCCGCCGGGCGCTGATGTCGCCGGCGCATTTCTCCCGGCAATTTCGCGCGGCCTACGGCGAGACGCCATACAACCACCTGATGACCCGCCGGATCGAGCGGGCGATGGAGCTGCTGCGCGCCGGCGCGACCGTCACCGAGGCGTGCATGGCGGTGGGTTGCACCTCGCTCGGTTCGTTCAGCTCACGGTTCACCGAGATCGTCGGCGAGACCCCGAGCGCGTACCGCGGCCGCGAGCACGGCGCGGTCAAGGCGATGCCCTCCTGTGTGGCCAAGGCGCACACCCGCCCGGTGCGAGTCGCATCGAGTGGCACCGCATCGAGCAGGATCGAAGAAGCACCCGGCCAGGCCGCGGCCTAA
- a CDS encoding MauE/DoxX family redox-associated membrane protein, with protein sequence MTQSPASTGRSTGRTIGRIALGAILVFAGTSHLTFARDDFRAQVPEFVPLKEDTTVLLSGVAEISLGSALLFAPAGLRGKVGLLAATFFTAIFPGNIAQAVHHKDAFGLDTDRKRIGRLFGQPLLIAWALWSTGALLRRAK encoded by the coding sequence ATGACACAGTCACCCGCATCCACCGGCCGAAGCACGGGTCGCACCATCGGCCGGATCGCGCTCGGCGCCATTCTGGTCTTTGCCGGCACGAGCCACCTCACCTTCGCGCGCGACGACTTTCGCGCCCAAGTGCCCGAGTTCGTGCCGCTCAAGGAGGACACGACGGTGCTGCTCTCTGGGGTGGCCGAGATCTCGCTCGGTAGCGCGCTGCTGTTCGCGCCGGCAGGGCTGCGCGGCAAGGTGGGACTGCTGGCCGCCACCTTCTTCACCGCGATCTTCCCCGGCAACATCGCTCAGGCCGTGCACCACAAGGATGCGTTCGGGCTGGATACCGACAGGAAGCGGATCGGCCGGCTGTTCGGGCAGCCGCTGCTGATTGCGTGGGCGCTGTGGAGCACGGGCGCGTTGCTGCGGCGCGCCAAGTAA
- a CDS encoding helix-turn-helix domain-containing protein, with protein MSESTFALDEEECRRFQISVELAGRKWSAAILMAGARGARRFSEYRSLVDGISDRLLAARLKELEQEGLIERDVQPTTPVSISYNLTPSGRQLISLLHPLVTWSRTRQSAQVS; from the coding sequence ATGAGCGAGTCCACCTTCGCCCTCGATGAGGAAGAGTGCCGCCGGTTCCAGATCTCCGTGGAGCTGGCCGGCCGCAAATGGAGTGCCGCGATCCTGATGGCCGGTGCCCGCGGCGCTCGCCGGTTCTCCGAGTACCGCAGTCTTGTCGACGGCATCTCCGACCGGCTGCTCGCGGCCCGGCTGAAGGAACTCGAGCAGGAGGGCCTCATCGAACGGGACGTGCAGCCCACCACACCGGTGTCGATCAGCTACAACCTGACCCCGTCCGGCCGGCAGCTGATCTCCCTGCTGCACCCCCTGGTCACCTGGAGCCGTACCCGCCAGAGCGCTCAGGTCTCCTAG
- a CDS encoding carbonic anhydrase family protein: MSARSWLVTSALTAAAVTLVGCAGPATEPSATPAAEPAHWSYDGDTGPASWADVDSSFETCAAGTDQSPIDLPATVPAPSTSIELSAEDTDGDVFDSGHAMEFESDGEGETLTFGGDEYSLQQMHAHVPSEHTVNGQPAAAELHLVNADADGKLLVLGVLVTEGAASDALAPFIEAATHEADDEDVTLDVSAVLPASLENYEYSGSLTTPPCTEDVQWVVLSTPISMSAEQIGTLEGAHSHNARPTQPLGDRTVVGGTAELG; this comes from the coding sequence ATGTCCGCACGATCCTGGCTCGTCACCTCAGCTCTCACGGCGGCCGCCGTCACCCTGGTCGGATGCGCAGGGCCCGCGACAGAACCGAGCGCGACGCCCGCAGCGGAGCCGGCACACTGGTCGTACGACGGCGACACCGGCCCGGCCTCGTGGGCAGACGTGGACTCCAGCTTCGAGACCTGCGCGGCGGGCACCGACCAGTCCCCCATCGACCTGCCGGCCACCGTGCCCGCGCCGAGCACCAGCATCGAGCTGAGCGCGGAGGATACGGACGGCGACGTCTTCGACTCCGGGCACGCCATGGAGTTCGAGTCCGACGGGGAGGGCGAGACCCTCACCTTCGGCGGAGACGAGTACAGCCTGCAGCAGATGCACGCGCACGTGCCGTCCGAGCACACCGTGAACGGCCAGCCCGCCGCGGCCGAACTACACCTGGTGAACGCCGACGCGGACGGCAAGCTGCTGGTGCTCGGCGTCCTGGTAACCGAGGGCGCAGCATCCGACGCGCTGGCGCCGTTCATCGAAGCGGCCACGCACGAAGCCGACGACGAGGACGTGACGCTGGATGTGTCGGCCGTGCTGCCGGCGTCGCTGGAGAACTACGAGTACTCGGGCAGCCTCACCACCCCGCCGTGCACCGAGGATGTGCAGTGGGTCGTGCTGAGCACGCCCATCTCGATGTCGGCGGAGCAGATCGGCACGCTCGAGGGCGCGCACAGCCACAACGCCCGGCCTACGCAGCCGCTTGGCGACCGCACGGTTGTGGGCGGGACGGCAGAGCTGGGGTAA
- a CDS encoding TetR/AcrR family transcriptional regulator: MTIQPQDLAAPSPRATRSRSTAEDQRARIVAVAVAAFAHAGYHATPVTDIAEKAGVSPAYVFRLFPGKLGLFVATVSHCYEQVVSALVAGAAAAGTTDPDAVLDAMTTAYVDLIKDRDLIMLQAHAQSACDVPEIRDAVRQGLASVVRAVARESGAEPAAVQRFIAYGQLCHLIVQAELTDLTDGWADTLTAGIRHN, translated from the coding sequence ATGACGATTCAGCCCCAGGACCTAGCCGCACCGTCCCCACGGGCCACCCGCTCCAGGTCCACCGCCGAGGACCAGCGCGCGCGGATCGTCGCCGTCGCCGTGGCGGCCTTTGCGCACGCCGGCTACCACGCGACCCCGGTGACCGACATCGCCGAGAAGGCGGGGGTCTCACCGGCCTATGTCTTCCGGCTGTTCCCGGGCAAGCTCGGCCTCTTCGTCGCAACCGTCAGCCACTGCTACGAACAGGTCGTCTCCGCCCTGGTCGCGGGAGCGGCAGCAGCGGGAACGACCGATCCCGATGCCGTGCTCGACGCGATGACCACCGCGTATGTCGACCTGATCAAGGATCGTGACCTGATCATGCTGCAGGCCCACGCGCAAAGCGCCTGCGATGTGCCCGAGATTCGGGACGCCGTGCGCCAGGGCTTGGCCAGCGTCGTGCGAGCCGTCGCCCGCGAATCCGGCGCCGAGCCCGCGGCAGTGCAACGCTTCATCGCCTATGGACAGCTCTGCCACCTGATCGTGCAGGCCGAGCTCACCGATCTCACCGACGGCTGGGCTGACACCCTCACCGCCGGCATCCGCCACAACTAA
- a CDS encoding TetR family transcriptional regulator — MSTEPTLWQRSRQSAYAEITSTAMRLFLDQGFDQTTIDQIASTAGISRRSFFRYFGTKEDIVLGDLAGQGELMREALEKVPQTVGPWEALRQALHAVDALEVDPGVTLKIATMMYGTPSLRARSIEKHLHWQTLLVPDIRRRLGLADDVYDPAPAAIVASAITCLDVAGELWVTGGGVGDLAALYDRAVTAVRLGS, encoded by the coding sequence ATGAGCACTGAGCCGACGTTGTGGCAGCGATCCCGTCAGTCGGCCTACGCCGAGATCACGAGCACTGCTATGCGGCTGTTCCTGGATCAGGGTTTCGACCAGACGACGATTGATCAGATCGCGTCGACGGCCGGCATCTCGCGGCGCTCGTTCTTCCGCTACTTCGGCACCAAGGAAGACATCGTGCTGGGCGACCTGGCGGGCCAAGGCGAACTCATGCGGGAAGCGCTCGAGAAGGTGCCACAGACCGTCGGGCCTTGGGAAGCTCTTCGGCAGGCTTTGCACGCCGTGGATGCGCTTGAAGTCGACCCCGGTGTCACGCTGAAAATCGCGACGATGATGTACGGGACGCCCTCGCTACGAGCGCGCAGTATCGAGAAGCACCTGCATTGGCAGACGCTGTTGGTACCCGACATCCGGAGGCGTCTCGGACTAGCCGACGACGTGTACGACCCGGCGCCCGCCGCGATCGTCGCCAGCGCGATCACCTGCCTGGACGTGGCAGGGGAGCTCTGGGTCACTGGCGGCGGCGTGGGCGATCTCGCGGCTCTCTACGATCGCGCGGTCACCGCAGTGCGCCTGGGGTCGTAA
- a CDS encoding NAD(P)-binding domain-containing protein, translating to MVSTIGILGAGRVGSAIARTALKAGYAVHIAGSGPAADIQLIVDIVTPGAVAMTAADVAATADLVVLAVPMHKFHSVDPGTLAGRIAIDTMNYWQPIDGNLHEFTADARSSSEVVAAYFADARLVKTLNHIGYHDLETDARPAGDPERHGLAIAGDVESAAVVAEVINRFGFDPVYAGPLEAGADFEPGSPIFGGRHTAAELAIELGLAEAA from the coding sequence ATGGTCAGCACGATCGGCATCCTCGGAGCGGGCCGCGTGGGCTCCGCCATCGCCCGCACCGCCCTCAAGGCCGGCTACGCCGTGCACATCGCCGGCTCCGGCCCGGCCGCCGACATCCAGCTGATCGTCGACATCGTCACCCCGGGCGCCGTGGCGATGACGGCCGCGGATGTGGCTGCCACCGCCGACCTCGTGGTGCTCGCCGTGCCGATGCACAAGTTCCACTCCGTCGACCCGGGCACCCTGGCCGGCCGGATCGCAATCGACACCATGAACTACTGGCAGCCGATCGACGGCAACCTGCACGAGTTCACCGCGGATGCCCGCAGCAGCAGCGAGGTGGTCGCCGCCTACTTCGCCGACGCCCGGCTGGTGAAGACGCTCAACCACATCGGCTACCACGACCTGGAAACCGACGCCCGACCGGCCGGCGACCCCGAGCGGCACGGCCTCGCGATCGCGGGCGACGTCGAGAGCGCCGCCGTCGTGGCGGAGGTCATCAACCGATTCGGCTTCGACCCGGTCTACGCCGGCCCGCTCGAGGCCGGCGCCGACTTCGAGCCGGGCTCGCCGATCTTCGGTGGCCGGCACACCGCGGCGGAACTGGCGATCGAACTCGGCCTGGCCGAGGCCGCCTGA
- a CDS encoding acyltransferase family protein, producing MSGSAVVSPVAPRLQRDRYIVPDVARGVAIMAMLVAHAGPLMVGQPWATAFLQGQLNDLASPLFATTMGAAAAIVLAKAGADVSARRTVIVQNVIRGVILVLLGLFLSTWGSWIAIVLSFLGLVLAIGTPLVLLGTRALIAVLTLVLVLGAPLNELMLTATGPLITGGERTPASFLLEWFFLSPHYRVTNLLPWFLFGALLFRIRFGGRRAGWILLAVAVPAWWLGPLWRGVTGEEFSASGSYLDTLHDAGLVLGTLGLIMLLASPRRRPAAAAVHAVFLPLKAIGSLSLSLYVFQVAVVAWMSANGISYGITDPVAWLVLVLGVPLVGILWWRFVGKGPIEWLIGVLSGRYRPRRRAGIAPRNAAS from the coding sequence ATGTCCGGGTCCGCTGTTGTCTCCCCCGTCGCACCCCGCCTGCAGCGGGACCGGTACATCGTGCCCGATGTGGCCCGCGGGGTGGCGATCATGGCCATGCTCGTCGCTCACGCCGGACCCCTGATGGTCGGGCAGCCCTGGGCCACGGCGTTCCTGCAAGGCCAGTTGAACGATCTCGCCTCGCCGCTGTTCGCCACCACCATGGGCGCGGCCGCGGCGATCGTGCTGGCGAAGGCCGGCGCTGACGTATCCGCCCGCCGCACGGTGATCGTGCAGAACGTCATCCGCGGCGTCATCCTGGTGCTGCTCGGGCTGTTCCTGTCCACCTGGGGCAGTTGGATCGCGATCGTGCTCTCGTTCCTGGGCCTCGTGCTCGCCATCGGCACGCCTCTGGTGCTGCTGGGCACCCGGGCGCTGATCGCCGTGTTGACGCTCGTGCTGGTTCTCGGCGCTCCGCTCAATGAGCTGATGCTGACCGCCACCGGCCCGTTGATCACCGGCGGCGAGCGCACGCCGGCCAGCTTCCTGCTGGAGTGGTTCTTCCTCAGCCCGCACTACCGGGTGACGAACCTGTTGCCGTGGTTCCTGTTCGGGGCGCTGCTGTTCCGCATCCGTTTCGGCGGCCGCCGGGCCGGCTGGATCCTGCTCGCGGTGGCCGTGCCGGCGTGGTGGCTCGGCCCGCTCTGGCGCGGCGTCACCGGCGAGGAGTTCAGCGCGTCCGGCAGCTATCTGGACACCCTGCACGACGCGGGCCTCGTGCTCGGCACGCTGGGCCTGATCATGCTGCTCGCCTCACCGCGCCGCCGGCCGGCCGCCGCGGCGGTGCACGCGGTCTTCCTGCCGCTCAAGGCGATCGGCTCGCTCTCGCTCTCGCTCTACGTGTTCCAGGTGGCCGTGGTGGCATGGATGTCGGCCAACGGAATCAGCTACGGCATCACCGATCCCGTGGCCTGGCTGGTTCTCGTGCTGGGGGTGCCGCTGGTGGGGATCCTGTGGTGGCGGTTCGTGGGCAAGGGCCCGATCGAGTGGCTGATCGGCGTGCTCTCCGGCCGCTACCGGCCGCGCCGCCGGGCCGGAATCGCGCCACGGAACGCCGCATCCTGA
- a CDS encoding bacteriorhodopsin-like codes for MIPDILSPGQYDTVYNSLSLVIAAQLFTAVFLLISLPRILPRYRQAITVAIVVCGIAAYHYFRIFDSFREAFVTEAAGGQGDYAQAAGAGFNEGYRYVDWLLTVPLLLVELIAVLALARSVQRGLLVRLVPAAALMILLGYPGEISGDNGIRGLFGLLSTIPFAYILYVLFVQLTKSLNKQPVGVRRILSQLRWLLLLSWGVYPIAYLLPLLNIEGADAWVFKQVGYSVADILAKAVYALIIFRVARIKSFDDDPEFSEVERSLDEKPTRV; via the coding sequence ATGATTCCCGACATCCTCTCGCCCGGCCAGTACGACACTGTTTACAATTCCCTCTCGCTGGTGATCGCCGCGCAGCTGTTCACGGCGGTGTTCCTGCTCATCTCCCTGCCGCGCATCCTCCCGCGGTACCGGCAGGCGATCACCGTGGCGATTGTGGTGTGCGGTATCGCCGCGTACCACTACTTCCGCATCTTCGACTCGTTCCGGGAAGCCTTCGTGACCGAGGCAGCCGGTGGTCAGGGCGACTACGCGCAGGCTGCGGGAGCCGGGTTCAACGAGGGCTACCGCTACGTGGACTGGCTGCTCACCGTGCCGCTGCTGCTGGTGGAGCTCATCGCGGTGCTCGCCCTGGCGAGGTCGGTGCAGCGTGGCCTGCTGGTGCGGCTCGTTCCCGCCGCCGCGCTCATGATTCTCCTCGGCTACCCCGGTGAGATCAGCGGCGACAACGGCATCCGTGGCCTGTTCGGGCTGCTCTCCACCATCCCGTTCGCCTACATTCTCTATGTTCTGTTCGTGCAGCTCACGAAGTCGCTGAACAAGCAGCCCGTTGGGGTGCGCAGAATCCTCAGCCAGCTGCGCTGGTTGCTGCTCCTGAGCTGGGGCGTCTACCCGATCGCCTATCTGCTGCCGCTGCTGAACATCGAGGGTGCGGATGCCTGGGTCTTCAAGCAGGTCGGCTACTCGGTAGCCGACATTCTGGCCAAGGCCGTCTATGCGTTGATCATCTTCAGGGTGGCCCGCATCAAGTCCTTCGATGACGACCCCGAGTTCTCCGAGGTCGAGCGCTCCCTCGACGAGAAACCGACTCGCGTCTGA